A portion of the Burkholderiales bacterium genome contains these proteins:
- a CDS encoding CRISPR-associated protein: MHSLVTFLGKGRDDPKTGYRSARYRFPGGHERETAFFGLALAERLAPQRLVVLGTAGSMWGVFVENLAVEGEEEEARLALLDAEPAARVDQGLLDRLQPLLSRAVGMEVLPRLIPYGRNAPEQRAILETVAEAVPSGKVSFDLTHAFRHLSMLGLVSAFMLERVGKLEIEGIWYGALEMTEGGVALVLRLDGLLAIQRWVDALDRYDATGHYGVFAPLLAADGVPADKTACLEEAAFHEQTQNLADARRKLLTFLPQLETSLPGASGIFQKRLAERLAWVRGADLADHQRKLAYQYLARGDYLRAAIFGWEAFVSRQCLERGLDPQHFKEGREVAIETFEQELQADQHEDWKREAYWMLKNLRNALVHGNAPLYPKFRQPLASADRLYKALETSFEQLLGWNKLANDTP, encoded by the coding sequence ATGCATTCGCTGGTGACTTTTCTCGGCAAAGGCCGCGACGATCCGAAGACCGGCTATCGTAGCGCGCGTTACCGCTTTCCGGGCGGGCACGAGCGCGAGACGGCCTTTTTTGGGTTGGCGCTTGCCGAGCGGCTCGCCCCACAGCGGCTCGTGGTTCTCGGAACCGCAGGCAGCATGTGGGGGGTGTTCGTGGAAAACCTCGCGGTCGAGGGAGAGGAAGAAGAGGCGCGGCTTGCGCTCCTGGATGCCGAACCGGCGGCGAGGGTGGATCAAGGACTTTTGGACCGGCTGCAACCGTTGCTCAGCCGGGCCGTCGGCATGGAGGTGCTCCCGCGGCTCATTCCTTACGGAAGGAACGCCCCGGAGCAGCGTGCCATTCTCGAAACCGTCGCCGAGGCGGTGCCGAGCGGGAAGGTGAGTTTCGATCTCACCCATGCGTTCAGGCACTTGAGCATGCTCGGCCTGGTGTCCGCCTTCATGCTCGAGCGCGTGGGCAAGCTCGAAATCGAGGGCATCTGGTACGGGGCGCTCGAGATGACCGAAGGGGGTGTGGCGCTCGTGCTGCGGCTCGATGGGCTGCTTGCCATCCAACGCTGGGTGGATGCCCTCGACCGCTACGATGCCACCGGGCATTACGGCGTCTTCGCGCCGCTGCTTGCGGCCGACGGCGTCCCCGCCGACAAGACAGCTTGCCTCGAAGAAGCGGCCTTTCACGAGCAGACACAGAATCTCGCCGATGCAAGGCGCAAGCTTCTCACCTTCCTCCCGCAGCTCGAGACGAGCCTGCCCGGCGCCTCGGGCATCTTCCAGAAGCGGCTGGCCGAACGGCTCGCCTGGGTCCGCGGTGCCGACCTCGCCGATCATCAACGCAAACTCGCCTACCAGTATCTCGCGCGCGGCGACTATCTGCGTGCGGCCATCTTCGGCTGGGAGGCGTTCGTCAGCCGCCAGTGTCTCGAACGCGGGCTCGATCCGCAGCATTTCAAGGAAGGCCGGGAGGTTGCCATCGAGACCTTCGAGCAGGAGCTCCAGGCCGACCAACACGAAGACTGGAAGAGAGAGGCCTACTGGATGCTGAAAAATCTTCGCAATGCGCTCGTGCACGGCAATGCGCCGTTGTATCCAAAGTTTCGGCAGCCGCTCGCCTCGGCGGATCGGCTATACAAAGCGCTCGAGACCTCGTTCGAGCAGCTTTTGGGATGGAACAAGCTTGCGAACGACACACCGTGA
- a CDS encoding twitching motility protein PilT, whose product MILVDTSVWIDWLRRKATAAARALDQLLDQEDLALAPVVLQELLQGARGPRELEVLRSHFASLPMLQASVDTYAAAGALYARCRWEGFTPRSPHDCLIACLAIEHRAALLHDDRDFESLARVEPKLRLVAV is encoded by the coding sequence GTGATTCTCGTTGACACGTCCGTCTGGATCGACTGGTTGCGGCGCAAAGCTACTGCAGCCGCGCGCGCTCTCGACCAGCTTCTCGACCAGGAGGACCTCGCTTTGGCCCCGGTCGTCTTGCAGGAGTTGCTCCAAGGAGCGCGCGGCCCCCGGGAGTTGGAAGTGCTGCGGTCGCACTTCGCTTCGTTACCGATGTTGCAGGCGAGCGTGGACACGTACGCGGCGGCGGGCGCCCTGTATGCTCGCTGCCGCTGGGAGGGTTTCACCCCGCGCAGCCCCCACGATTGCCTGATCGCGTGCCTCGCCATCGAGCACAGAGCGGCTTTGTTGCACGATGATCGGGATTTCGAGTCGTTGGCCCGCGTCGAGCCGAAACTCAGGCTCGTGGCAGTCTGA